A single genomic interval of Mangifera indica cultivar Alphonso chromosome 5, CATAS_Mindica_2.1, whole genome shotgun sequence harbors:
- the LOC123216821 gene encoding uncharacterized protein LOC123216821 isoform X2: MNASSDLLLLNSYSHEENYPPSKRSRIVAKTALLTLQSFYLPLISSVTHSPIHSFSLKPDLPYTIGRTSRNCDFTFNSRFVSRQHCQILFDSVERKIYILDGTFLLPHFTCVVNEFRKRRLLNSDELSEEKAEIGAFSRVRVSLNGVFVNGVRVKRGMVRELNAGDEVLLVCGNEGLCRSGIRIGFVILGIVFKEEVVFRPNNDAFGTMTCSGYSQGSVSSGKRNKRVFALQTSDAGNLECDFLRFKCSDLIGRANFLLSHCRNILSGDDPMSCTWQFAVSDSQMEGTYGCSTSPGLVLSNIGKVPVLGDLEVNRIKLVPRQEQIPSDKAITVVQSATFHDKEVVAMEPYHSRMDPCNHSVNLCRRDNIGIACKNTLAANNSSKAKLLNPGATGNALQFDGLSRKSGKTCLPPGKKFYLNRLEFMDQTSSTCNVVSLPELLYPVESISQLFIATFTSDILWFLSYCEIPCHLPVTVACHNTERCWSSSADKRTSVPYPDFPNLVLVFPPFPEAIAFGENRKKQGIACHHPKLFVLQREDSIRIIITSANLVAKQWNNVTNTIWWQDFPRRSEPDYLSLFIQPTVEEINQDSRFDFAAQLASFMASLVVDVPSQAHWILDLTKYDFGEATGHLIASVPGIYSCGKPTVPEFPYFKPVNHTASGSSSVKFLGSVEASVVGLSHLFHNAADSNGLQIKKLASFLGKSCANAFGTLEIFLRRNTNGPADVNAVMVLVPNPDKSSEGDCVQLGFLPRNISKWVSPLWDAGFIKFSGFVSIDNVLAAALGEINKKVQLMLHVLQGPHFSDMSKMMQPQHVVALSSLIASIQRCRGIWRLQEVLGQYRWPEIQESDFIYGSSSVGSSVNAPFLAAFAAAAGKKSLRFFDSEESDPEWGCWSASQELNSPSIKILFPTIERVKNACDGILPSKRILCFSEKTWQRLKAVNILHDAIPYPYDRVGHPMHVKVARRSFQSRTGASSFGWVYCGSHNFSAAAWGRRISSPSVMKANGPEKTNTSSNLRLHICNYELGIIFVFPPTETKDRGNMDDVVLPFVVPAPRYTPTDRPATGKAMRDALAELTDEQRSNLAEVAAGEGMMQEIQDEEDEVEATTDYVAEEKEEENAYAEMLWSQIDSSESF; this comes from the exons atgaacGCTTCTTCAGATTTATTATTGTTGAACAGCTACAGTCATGAGGAGAATTATCCACCTAGCAAACGATCAAGAATTGTTGCCAAAACAGCACTCCTTACCCTTCAGAGTTTTTATCTTCCTTTGATTTCGTCAGTCACACACTCACCTATCCACTCATTCTCACTCAAACCGGACCTGCCGTACACCATCGGTCGAACCAGCCGCAATTGCGACTTCACGTTCAATAGCCGCTTTGTCAGTAGGCAACACTGCCAAATTTTGTTTGATAGTGTTGAACGCAAGATTTATATTCTTGATGGAACATTTTTATTGCCCCATTTTACTTGTGTTGTTAATGAATTTAGGAAAAGAAGGTTACTTAATTCTGATGAATTATCGGAAGAGAAGGCGGAGATTGGGGCTTTTtctagggttagggtttcgttaaatgGGGTGTTTGTTAATGGTGTTAGGGTTAAAAGGGGGATGGTTAGAGAATTGAATGCTGGTGATGAGGTTTTGCTTGTTTGTGGGAATGAAGGTTTGTGTAGGTCTGGGATTCGAATTGGGTTTGTAATTTTAGGGATTGTTTTTAAGGAAGAAGTTGTTTTTCGGCCAAACAATGATGCGTTTGGGACAATGACCTGTTCAGGGTACTCCCAAGGTTCTGTATCTAGTGGGAAGAGGAACAAGAGGGTTTTTGCTTTACAGACAAGTGATGCCGGGAACttggaatgtgattttttaagatTCAAATGCAGTGATCTTATTGGGAGAGCAAACTTTCTTTTGAGTCATTGTAGAAATATATTGAGTGGTGATGATCCCATGTCCTGCACTTGGCAGTTCGCTGTTTCTGATTCACAAATGGAAGGTACTTATGGTTGTAGTACTAGTCCAGGGCTGGTGCTAAGTAATATTGGTAAAGTTCCAGTTCTTGGTGACTTAGAGGTGAACAGGATTAAACTTGTTCCTAGGCAAGAACAAATACCTTCTGATAAAGCAATCACTGTGGTGCAGTCAGCAACATTTCATGACAAAGAAGTAGTGGCAATGGAGCCATATCATAGTCGCATGGATCCTTGTAATCACAGTGTCAATTTATGTCGTAGAGACAATATTGGAATTGCTTGCAAGAATACTCTTGCCGCTAATAATTCTTCCAAGGCTAAGTTATTGAATCCTGGAGCAACAGGTAATGCTCTTCAATTTGATGGTTTGAGCAGGAAATCAGGCAAGACTTGTTTGCCTCCTGGGAAGAAATTTTACTTGAACCGTCTTGAATTTATGGACCAGACTTCATCCACTTGCAATGTTGTTTCCCTACCAGAGCTTCTTTATCCTGTGGAAAGTATCTCACAACTATTTATTGCTACATTTACCAGTGACATTTTATG GTTTTTATCATATTGTGAGATTCCTTGCCATTTGCCAGTGACAGTTGCATGTCACAACACTGAGAGATGTTGGAGTTCAAGTGCTGACAAAAGAACCTCAGTGCCTTACCCAGATTTTCCGAACTTAGTTTTAGT GTTTCCTCCATTTCCAGAGGCTATAGCTTTTGGTGAAAACCGGAAGAAACAAGGCATTGCTTGTCATCAtccaaaattgtttgttttgcaGAGAGAGGACAGTATTCGTATCATCATTACTTCTGCTAACTTAGTGGCAAAGCAG TGGAACAATGTAACTAATACAATATGGTGGCAAGATTTCCCTCGCAGGAGTGAACCTGattatttatctctttttattcAACCTACTGTTGAAGAAATTAATCAGGATTCAAGATTTGATTTTGCTGCTCAGCTGGCCAGCTTTATGGCATCTCTTGTGGTTGATGTTCCCAGTCAAGCCCATTGGATTTTGGACCTGACAAAATATGACTTTGGTGAGGCAACAGGACATTTAATTGCTTCAGTGCCTGGAATTTATTCTTGTGGAAAGCCCACTGTGCCAGAATTCCCATATTTTAAACCT GTCAATCATACTGCATCAGGGTCATCAAGTGTAAAGTTTCTTGGTTCAGTTGAAGCATCTGTGGTTGGTTTAAGCCACCTTTTTCACAATGCAGCAGACTCTAATGGTCTGCAAATTAAGAAACTCGCATCTTTTCTTGGCAAATCTTGTGCCAATGCTTTTGGGACATTGGAGATTTTTTTAAGACGAAACACCAATGGACCTGCAGATGTTAATGCTGTCATGGTTCTTGTTCCCAACCCCGATAAATCTTCTGAGGGAG ACTGTGTTCAACTTGGCTTTTTGCCTAGAAATATCTCGAAGTGGGTTTCTCCCTTGTGGGATGCTGGATTTATAAAATTCTCTGGATTTGTCTCCATTGACAATGTCCTCGCTGCTGCTTTAGGAGAAATCAACAAAAAAGTACAACTGATGCTACATGTTTTACAG GGGCCTCACTTTTCAGATATGTCAAAGATGATGCAACCTCAACATGTTGTTGCATTAAGCTCTCTCATTGCTTCAATTCAGAGATGTAGAGGAATCTGGAGACTGCAAGAG GTTTTAGGTCAGTACCGGTGGCCTGAGATTCAAGAATCTGATTTTATTTATG GTTCATCATCAGTTGGGTCTTCAGTCAATGCTCCGTTTCTAGCTGCATTTGCAGCAGCTGCTGGAAAAAAATCATTGAGATTCTTTGACTCTGAAGAGTCTGATCCAGAG tGGGGCTGCTGGAGTGCAAGCCAAGAATTGAATAGCCCATCTATTAAAATACTTTTTCCGACTATTGAAAGAGTGAAGAATGCATGTGACGGAATCTTGCCCTCAAAGCGAATTCTTTGCTTCTCAGAG AAAACATGGCAGAGACTAAAAGCTGTAAACATTCTTCATGATGCAATTCCTTACCCTTATGATCGGGTTGGACATCCAATGCATGTCAAA GTGGCACGTAGAAGCTTTCAGTCTAGGACAGGTGCATCTTCCTTTGGTTGGGTTTACTGTGGATCACATAATTTCAGCGCGGCTGCTTGGGGAAGACGCATTTCCAGCCCATCTGTCATGAAAGCTAATGGACCTGAGAAAACTAACACATCCTCAAATTTGAGGCTTCACATCTGTAATTATGAACTCGggattatatttgtttttcccCCAACAGAGACCAAGGATAGAGGTAACATGGATGATGTTGTGTTGCCATTTGTTGTGCCTGCTCCTAGATACACGCCTACAGATAGGCCAGCCACTGGTAAAGCCATGAGGGATGCCTTAGCTGAACTTACCGATGAACAAAGATCAAATCTTGCTGAAGTTGCAGCTGGAGAAGGAATGATGCAGGAGATCCAAGACGAAGAAGATGAAGTAGAAGCAACTACTGATTATGTTGCAGAGGAAAAGGAGGAGGAGAATGCTTATGCGGAGATGCTATGGAGTCAGATTGATTCATCAGAGAgtttttaa
- the LOC123216821 gene encoding uncharacterized protein LOC123216821 isoform X1, whose protein sequence is MNASSDLLLLNSYSHEENYPPSKRSRIVAKTALLTLQSFYLPLISSVTHSPIHSFSLKPDLPYTIGRTSRNCDFTFNSRFVSRQHCQILFDSVERKIYILDGTFLLPHFTCVVNEFRKRRLLNSDELSEEKAEIGAFSRVRVSLNGVFVNGVRVKRGMVRELNAGDEVLLVCGNEGLCRSGIRIGFVILGIVFKEEVVFRPNNDAFGTMTCSGYSQGSVSSGKRNKRVFALQTSDAGNLECDFLRFKCSDLIGRANFLLSHCRNILSGDDPMSCTWQFAVSDSQMEGTYGCSTSPGLVLSNIGKVPVLGDLEVNRIKLVPRQEQIPSDKAITVVQSATFHDKEVVAMEPYHSRMDPCNHSVNLCRRDNIGIACKNTLAANNSSKAKLLNPGATGNALQFDGLSRKSGKTCLPPGKKFYLNRLEFMDQTSSTCNVVSLPELLYPVESISQLFIATFTSDILCYLARFLSYCEIPCHLPVTVACHNTERCWSSSADKRTSVPYPDFPNLVLVFPPFPEAIAFGENRKKQGIACHHPKLFVLQREDSIRIIITSANLVAKQWNNVTNTIWWQDFPRRSEPDYLSLFIQPTVEEINQDSRFDFAAQLASFMASLVVDVPSQAHWILDLTKYDFGEATGHLIASVPGIYSCGKPTVPEFPYFKPVNHTASGSSSVKFLGSVEASVVGLSHLFHNAADSNGLQIKKLASFLGKSCANAFGTLEIFLRRNTNGPADVNAVMVLVPNPDKSSEGDCVQLGFLPRNISKWVSPLWDAGFIKFSGFVSIDNVLAAALGEINKKVQLMLHVLQGPHFSDMSKMMQPQHVVALSSLIASIQRCRGIWRLQEVLGQYRWPEIQESDFIYGSSSVGSSVNAPFLAAFAAAAGKKSLRFFDSEESDPEWGCWSASQELNSPSIKILFPTIERVKNACDGILPSKRILCFSEKTWQRLKAVNILHDAIPYPYDRVGHPMHVKVARRSFQSRTGASSFGWVYCGSHNFSAAAWGRRISSPSVMKANGPEKTNTSSNLRLHICNYELGIIFVFPPTETKDRGNMDDVVLPFVVPAPRYTPTDRPATGKAMRDALAELTDEQRSNLAEVAAGEGMMQEIQDEEDEVEATTDYVAEEKEEENAYAEMLWSQIDSSESF, encoded by the exons atgaacGCTTCTTCAGATTTATTATTGTTGAACAGCTACAGTCATGAGGAGAATTATCCACCTAGCAAACGATCAAGAATTGTTGCCAAAACAGCACTCCTTACCCTTCAGAGTTTTTATCTTCCTTTGATTTCGTCAGTCACACACTCACCTATCCACTCATTCTCACTCAAACCGGACCTGCCGTACACCATCGGTCGAACCAGCCGCAATTGCGACTTCACGTTCAATAGCCGCTTTGTCAGTAGGCAACACTGCCAAATTTTGTTTGATAGTGTTGAACGCAAGATTTATATTCTTGATGGAACATTTTTATTGCCCCATTTTACTTGTGTTGTTAATGAATTTAGGAAAAGAAGGTTACTTAATTCTGATGAATTATCGGAAGAGAAGGCGGAGATTGGGGCTTTTtctagggttagggtttcgttaaatgGGGTGTTTGTTAATGGTGTTAGGGTTAAAAGGGGGATGGTTAGAGAATTGAATGCTGGTGATGAGGTTTTGCTTGTTTGTGGGAATGAAGGTTTGTGTAGGTCTGGGATTCGAATTGGGTTTGTAATTTTAGGGATTGTTTTTAAGGAAGAAGTTGTTTTTCGGCCAAACAATGATGCGTTTGGGACAATGACCTGTTCAGGGTACTCCCAAGGTTCTGTATCTAGTGGGAAGAGGAACAAGAGGGTTTTTGCTTTACAGACAAGTGATGCCGGGAACttggaatgtgattttttaagatTCAAATGCAGTGATCTTATTGGGAGAGCAAACTTTCTTTTGAGTCATTGTAGAAATATATTGAGTGGTGATGATCCCATGTCCTGCACTTGGCAGTTCGCTGTTTCTGATTCACAAATGGAAGGTACTTATGGTTGTAGTACTAGTCCAGGGCTGGTGCTAAGTAATATTGGTAAAGTTCCAGTTCTTGGTGACTTAGAGGTGAACAGGATTAAACTTGTTCCTAGGCAAGAACAAATACCTTCTGATAAAGCAATCACTGTGGTGCAGTCAGCAACATTTCATGACAAAGAAGTAGTGGCAATGGAGCCATATCATAGTCGCATGGATCCTTGTAATCACAGTGTCAATTTATGTCGTAGAGACAATATTGGAATTGCTTGCAAGAATACTCTTGCCGCTAATAATTCTTCCAAGGCTAAGTTATTGAATCCTGGAGCAACAGGTAATGCTCTTCAATTTGATGGTTTGAGCAGGAAATCAGGCAAGACTTGTTTGCCTCCTGGGAAGAAATTTTACTTGAACCGTCTTGAATTTATGGACCAGACTTCATCCACTTGCAATGTTGTTTCCCTACCAGAGCTTCTTTATCCTGTGGAAAGTATCTCACAACTATTTATTGCTACATTTACCAGTGACATTTTATG TTATCTTGCTAGGTTTTTATCATATTGTGAGATTCCTTGCCATTTGCCAGTGACAGTTGCATGTCACAACACTGAGAGATGTTGGAGTTCAAGTGCTGACAAAAGAACCTCAGTGCCTTACCCAGATTTTCCGAACTTAGTTTTAGT GTTTCCTCCATTTCCAGAGGCTATAGCTTTTGGTGAAAACCGGAAGAAACAAGGCATTGCTTGTCATCAtccaaaattgtttgttttgcaGAGAGAGGACAGTATTCGTATCATCATTACTTCTGCTAACTTAGTGGCAAAGCAG TGGAACAATGTAACTAATACAATATGGTGGCAAGATTTCCCTCGCAGGAGTGAACCTGattatttatctctttttattcAACCTACTGTTGAAGAAATTAATCAGGATTCAAGATTTGATTTTGCTGCTCAGCTGGCCAGCTTTATGGCATCTCTTGTGGTTGATGTTCCCAGTCAAGCCCATTGGATTTTGGACCTGACAAAATATGACTTTGGTGAGGCAACAGGACATTTAATTGCTTCAGTGCCTGGAATTTATTCTTGTGGAAAGCCCACTGTGCCAGAATTCCCATATTTTAAACCT GTCAATCATACTGCATCAGGGTCATCAAGTGTAAAGTTTCTTGGTTCAGTTGAAGCATCTGTGGTTGGTTTAAGCCACCTTTTTCACAATGCAGCAGACTCTAATGGTCTGCAAATTAAGAAACTCGCATCTTTTCTTGGCAAATCTTGTGCCAATGCTTTTGGGACATTGGAGATTTTTTTAAGACGAAACACCAATGGACCTGCAGATGTTAATGCTGTCATGGTTCTTGTTCCCAACCCCGATAAATCTTCTGAGGGAG ACTGTGTTCAACTTGGCTTTTTGCCTAGAAATATCTCGAAGTGGGTTTCTCCCTTGTGGGATGCTGGATTTATAAAATTCTCTGGATTTGTCTCCATTGACAATGTCCTCGCTGCTGCTTTAGGAGAAATCAACAAAAAAGTACAACTGATGCTACATGTTTTACAG GGGCCTCACTTTTCAGATATGTCAAAGATGATGCAACCTCAACATGTTGTTGCATTAAGCTCTCTCATTGCTTCAATTCAGAGATGTAGAGGAATCTGGAGACTGCAAGAG GTTTTAGGTCAGTACCGGTGGCCTGAGATTCAAGAATCTGATTTTATTTATG GTTCATCATCAGTTGGGTCTTCAGTCAATGCTCCGTTTCTAGCTGCATTTGCAGCAGCTGCTGGAAAAAAATCATTGAGATTCTTTGACTCTGAAGAGTCTGATCCAGAG tGGGGCTGCTGGAGTGCAAGCCAAGAATTGAATAGCCCATCTATTAAAATACTTTTTCCGACTATTGAAAGAGTGAAGAATGCATGTGACGGAATCTTGCCCTCAAAGCGAATTCTTTGCTTCTCAGAG AAAACATGGCAGAGACTAAAAGCTGTAAACATTCTTCATGATGCAATTCCTTACCCTTATGATCGGGTTGGACATCCAATGCATGTCAAA GTGGCACGTAGAAGCTTTCAGTCTAGGACAGGTGCATCTTCCTTTGGTTGGGTTTACTGTGGATCACATAATTTCAGCGCGGCTGCTTGGGGAAGACGCATTTCCAGCCCATCTGTCATGAAAGCTAATGGACCTGAGAAAACTAACACATCCTCAAATTTGAGGCTTCACATCTGTAATTATGAACTCGggattatatttgtttttcccCCAACAGAGACCAAGGATAGAGGTAACATGGATGATGTTGTGTTGCCATTTGTTGTGCCTGCTCCTAGATACACGCCTACAGATAGGCCAGCCACTGGTAAAGCCATGAGGGATGCCTTAGCTGAACTTACCGATGAACAAAGATCAAATCTTGCTGAAGTTGCAGCTGGAGAAGGAATGATGCAGGAGATCCAAGACGAAGAAGATGAAGTAGAAGCAACTACTGATTATGTTGCAGAGGAAAAGGAGGAGGAGAATGCTTATGCGGAGATGCTATGGAGTCAGATTGATTCATCAGAGAgtttttaa
- the LOC123216825 gene encoding pentatricopeptide repeat-containing protein At4g33990-like: MQRLVSLLDSTETSFYDQLLKSCNILAPLKQIHSSLTTSGHISQNPHLGAQLIIKYSNFKQPNTARSLFNDIRNCKPDSFLWNTMIRAYANNGHCAETLDLYSLMRRSGISVNNYTFPSVLKVCASKSLIVEGKVVHGDVVRTGFHSDLYVEAALVDMYAKCGQTDDACEVFDKMLMRDLVSWTSMITAYEQGEKPKKALVLFQKMQQEGILADSVTIVSVASAVGQLGDVMKAQAVHGYALCNAFMEDLSVGNSIVAMYAKCGSIEEACMVFDRMEEKDGISWNSMLSGYTQNGQASEALLLFDEMQDSGCRPNPVTALILVSACAYLGSRHLGRKLHKFIINSNMEIDANLLNALMDMYSKCGDLDTAENIFKDIHPSERNVSTWNVVISGYGMHGQGKKALELFTQMQQEGVDPNHITFTSILSACSHAGLVDEGRKCFADMTKLPVKPEVKHYACMVDMLGRAGLLYEAFDIIKRMPSSPDDSVWGALLLACRIHGDTELGQIAANKLFQLEPEHAGYYVLMSNIYAASNKWLEVGKLRQDMKNKGLKKAAAFSVVELGKEIHGFHTADQVNPYWKEVFKKVRSLAVEMKMAGYVPDLSCVLHDVEEEDKEHALNYHSEKLAVAFGIMKMEPEMAIQVTKNLRVCNDCHSFFKFISYIYRRKIIVRDANRFHHFEDGTCSCKDYW; this comes from the coding sequence ATGCAACGTCTGGTGTCGCTTCTTGATTCAACCGAGACCTCTTTTTACGATCAACTGCTGAAGTCCTGTAACATCTTGGCCCCTCTCAAACAGATACATTCTTCTCTCACCACTTCAGGCCACATCTCTCAAAACCCCCATTTGGGTGCTCAATTAATCATCAAATACTCCAACTTTAAACAGCCCAATACTGCTCGCTCACTTTTCAATGATATCCGCAATTGCAAACCAGATTCTTTTCTTTGGAACACTATGATTCGAGCCTATGCTAATAATGGCCACTGCGCTGAAACTCTGGACTTGTATTCACTCATGCGAAGAAGTGGCATTTCAGTAAATAACTATACCTTCCCTTCTGTACTCAAAGTCTGCGCTTCAAAATCTCTGATTGTTGAAGGGAAAGTTGTTCACGGAGATGTTGTAAGAACTGGGTTCCATTCGGATTTATACGTGGAAGCGGCTTTGGTGGACATGTACGCAAAATGTGGTCAAACTGATGATGCTTGCGAAGTTTTTGATAAAATGCTGATGAGAGATTTGGTTTCATGGACTTCGATGATTACGGCCTATGAACAAGGAGAAAAACCTAAAAAGGCACTTGTTTTGTTCCAAAAGATGCAGCAAGAGGGTATTTTGGCGGATTCAGTTACTATAGTGAGTGTTGCTTCAGCTGTTGGTCAGTTGGGAGATGTCATGAAGGCGCAAGCGGTTCATGGCTATGCCTTATGTAATGCATTTATGGAGGATTTAAGTGTTGGGAACTCAATTGTTGCTATGTATGCTAAATGTGGCAGTATTGAAGAAGCGTGTATGGTTTTTGATCGGATGGAGGAAAAAGATGGTATCTCATGGAATTCTATGCTTTCAGGATATACACAAAATGGTCAAGCTAGCGAAGCTTTGCTACTTTTTGATGAGATGCAGGATTCTGGGTGTCGACCTAATCCAGTGACAGCGTTGATTTTGGTGTCTGCCTGTGCTTATTTGGGTTCCCGTCACCTTGGAAGAAAACTTCACAAGTTTATCATCAATAGCAATATGGAAATTGATGCAAATCTTTTGAATGCATTAATGGATATGTATTCCAAATGTGGAGATTTAGATACTGCTGAGAATATCTTCAAGGATATCCATCCAAGTGAACGAAATGTTAGCACTTGGAACGTAGTGATTTCTGGGTATGGAATGCATGGACAAGGTAAAAAGGCTTTAGAACTTTTCACACAGATGCAACAGGAAGGGGTTGATCCAAACCACATCACTTTCACATCCATTCTTTCTGCCTGTAGTCATGCGGGCCTAGTTGATGAAGGTAGAAAGTGTTTTGCAGATATGACAAAGCTACCTGTGAAACCAGAGGTCAAACACTATGCTTGCATGGTTGATATGCTTGGCCGAGCTGGGCTTTTGTATGAAgcttttgatataattaaacgGATGCCATCATCACCAGATGACAGTGTATGGGGTGCGTTGCTTTTGGCTTGTAGAATCCATGGTGATACTGAATTAGGACAAATTGCAGCCAATAAGTTATTCCAGCTTGAGCCAGAACATGCTGGATACTATGTGCTCATGTCAAATATATATGCTGCATCAAACAAATGGCTAGAAGTAGGGAAGCTGAGACAAGATATGAAGAATAAGGGATTGAAGAAAGCTGCAGCTTTCAGTGTGGTTGAGCTTGGTAAAGAGATTCATGGCTTCCACACAGCAGACCAAGTAAATCCATACTGGAAAGAAGTTTTCAAGAAAGTCAGGAGCTTGGCAGTTGAGATGAAGATGGCAGGATACGTACCAGACTTATCTTGTGTTCTACACGATGTCGAAGAGGAAGACAAGGAGCATGCTCTGAATTATCACAGCGAGAAGCTGGCTGTTGCTTTCGGCATTATGAAGATGGAGCCGGAAATGGCAATTCAGGTAACGAAGAATCTCCGTGTTTGCAATGATTGCCACTCATTTTTCAAGTTCATCTCCTATATTTATAGACGGAAGATTATTGTTAGAGATGCAAATCGGTTTCATCATTTTGAAGATGGTACATGCTCTTGCAAAGATTATTGGTAA